Proteins found in one Zea mays cultivar B73 chromosome 1, Zm-B73-REFERENCE-NAM-5.0, whole genome shotgun sequence genomic segment:
- the LOC100283137 gene encoding uncharacterized LOC100283137, which yields MEAHASRGRRTLEEIRQKRAAERMQHAVPIAASHVDSHGNQRAGAEHLARVQELENGNTELERENKMLLSKIAEKEVEKDALVNRLNDLERNVVPSLKKSLNDIYLEKDAAVVAKEDALAQLRSMKKRLKEAEEEQYRAEEDSASLRAQLNTLQQQMGHTYSGYTMGTSSEESVAMEKEIQDLQAQLKQESLLRQQEQQQLAEQSQLRQQEQEKLAKEQTRIASLEAEKQQLEDQITMLTKKATEDASEFAARKAFSMQDREKLEQQLHDMALMIERLEGSRQKLLMEIDSQSSEIEKLFEENSALSASYQEAIDVTVQWENQVRDCLKQNEELRSHLEKLRLEQVSLLKVSNIATQSDGQTENSISNPPQMVIENISLKDQLIKEQSRSEGLSAEIMKLSAELRKAVHAQNNLARLYRPVLRDIESNLMKMKQETYATIQ from the exons ATGGAAGCCCACGCCTCGCGGGGCCGCCGCACC CTGGAGGAGATTCGGCAGAAGAGAGCCGCGGAGAGGATGCAACACGCCGTCCCGATCGCGGCGTCTCACGTCGACTCTCACG GGAACCAAAGAGCTGGAGCTGAG CATCTTGCTCGAGTTCAAGAACTTGAAAATGGCAACACGGAATTGGAGAGGGAAAACAAAATGCTCTTGTCCAAG ATCGCTGAGAAGGAAGTTGAGAAGGACGCCCTTGTAAACCGTTTGAATGATCTC GAGCGGAATGTAGTGCCCTCTTTGAAAAAAAGCTTGAATGACATTTATTTGGAGAAAGATGCTGCTGTAGTTGCTAAG GAGGATGCTCTAGCTCAACTCAGGAGCATGAAGAAACGACTCAAGGAAGCAGAGGAAGAACAGTATAGG GCAGAAGAAGACTCGGCCTCCTTGAGAGCACAGCTAAATACCCTGCAGCAGCAAATGGGCCACACTTACAGTGGATATACAATGGGAACATCAAGTGAGGAATCTGTTGCCATGGAAAAGGAGATACAAGATTTACAGGCACAGCTAAAG CAAGAGTCACTGCTAAGGCAACAGGAGCAACAACAATTAGCTGAACAATCCCAGCTGAGGCAACAAGAGCAAGAAAAACTAGCCAAAGAGCAAACCCGTATTGCTTCTCTGGAGGCTGAAAAGCAACAGTTGGAAGACCAAATTACTATGTTGACAAAGAAAGCTACAG AGGACGCTTCTGAGTTTGCTGCACGCAAGGCATTTTCAATG CAAGATAGGGAAAAACTTGAACAGCAGTTGCATGACATGGCTTTGATGATTGAGAGGCTAGAGGGGAGTCGTCAAAAACTGCTAATGGAG ATTGATTCTCAATCGTCAGAAATAGAGAAACTGTTTGAGGAGAACTCAGCCTTATCTGCTTCTTATCAAGAAGCCATTGATGTTACTGTACAATGGGAAAACCAG GTTAGAGACTGTCTGAAGCAAAATGAAGAGCTCCGTTCTCACTTGGAGAAACTAAGACTTGAACAAGTTAGCCTGTTGAAAGTAAGCAATATCGCTACCCAATCAGATGGGCAAACTGAAAACAGTATCTCAAACCCACCACAAATGGTCatcgagaatatttctctaaag GATCAGCTTATAAAAGAACAGAGCAGATCTGAGGGGTTGTCGGCAGAGATAATGAAACTTTCAGCTGAGCTTAGGAAAGCAGTCCATGCACAGAATAACCTTGCACGCTT ATACAGACCTGTATTAAGAGACATTGAGAGCAATCTGATGAAAATGAAACAAGAAACTTATGCGACGATCCAGTGA